A window from Cryptomeria japonica chromosome 1, Sugi_1.0, whole genome shotgun sequence encodes these proteins:
- the LOC131044898 gene encoding uncharacterized protein LOC131044898 codes for MEDFTYSDQGELETYDRHLGTIVVQRIFADNVLIEDGSVAWEDIAALYEHLPSVLSGIVGGLLCPDRRSHRLIVDWGQFPGRVMRQFGWRQGLPRGSGEYARVVRERFQWRPVLFYHQVVAEFRTLQISEHAEPIPPFEDDRKWRRRRRGGRGGGVGDGGEGGSGGGFGGAGGGGGGVGGFGGGGGGGG; via the exons ATGGAGGATTTTACATATTCCGATCAGGGGGAGCTTGAGACATATGATCGACATCTAGGGACGATAGTTGTGCAGAGGATATTCGCCGATAACGTGTTGATTGAGGATGGCTCTgtggcatgggaggatatagcagcaCTGTATGAGCATCTACCATCAGTGTTATCAGGGATCGTCGGGGGTTTGCTTTGCCCAGATCGACGTTCACACAGATTGATTGTTGATTGGGGCcag TTTCCAgggagagtgatgagacagtttggatggaGGCAGGGTTTGCCGAGGGGTTCgggggagtatgcacgggtggtgCGGGAGAGATTTCAGTGGAGGCCAGTGTTATTTTATCATCAGGTTGTGGCAGAGTTCCGTACATTACAG ATTTCAGAGCATGCCGAGCCTATTCCACCTTTTGAGGATGACAGGAAATggcgacggaggaggagaggaggcagGGGTGGAGGAGTAGGAGATGGGGGAGAGGGAGGTAGTGGAGGAGGTTTTGGTGGAGCAGGAGGAGGGGGAGGGGGTgtgggtggatttggaggtggaggtggtggaggaggctGA